One window of Panthera tigris isolate Pti1 chromosome C2, P.tigris_Pti1_mat1.1, whole genome shotgun sequence genomic DNA carries:
- the NDUFB4 gene encoding NADH dehydrogenase [ubiquinone] 1 beta subcomplex subunit 4, producing MSFPKYQPSRLATLPSTLDPAEYDVSPEARKAQAERLAIRSRLKREYLLQYNDPSRRGLIEDPALIRWTYARSANIYPNFRPTPKTSLLGALFGIGPLFFWYYVFKTDRDRKEKLIQEGKLDRTFSISY from the exons ATGTCGTTCCCTAAGTACCAGCCTTCGCGCCTGGCCACTCTACCCTCCACCCTCGACCCAGCCGAATACGACGTATCTCCAGAAGCCCGGAAGGCGCAAGCCGAGCGGTTGGCCATAAGATCCCGACTTAAACGGGAGTACCTGCTTCAGTACAACGACCCCAGCCGCCGAGGGCTCATC GAAGATCCTGCCTTGATTCGTTGGACCTATGCAAGATCAGCAAATATCTATCCCAATTTCAGACCCACTCCCAAGACCTCACTCTTAGGAGCTCTATTTGGAATTGGGCCCCTCTTCTTCTGGTATTATGTTTTCAAAACTGACAGA GATAGGAAAGAAAAACTGATCCAGGAAGGAAAATTGGATCGAACATTTAGCATTTCATATTAA